The Urbifossiella limnaea genome has a window encoding:
- a CDS encoding TIGR02996 domain-containing protein: MSDLDALVAAALGRPGDETPRLVLADWLDDHDHPDRALVLRLPGWWAVVPTVVARGLYRYPTTPRARYLVWQPDAVRRPELLPHARDPACVVATVRRGAARRAGVVCHCGAAGGMLEFTGGAWHCTAVCPPSEDCRAVWEADRRAYLAAAADRLLPGV, encoded by the coding sequence GTGTCCGACCTCGACGCCCTCGTCGCGGCCGCCCTCGGCCGGCCCGGGGACGAGACGCCCCGGCTCGTCCTGGCCGACTGGCTCGACGACCACGACCACCCCGACCGGGCGCTCGTCCTCCGGCTGCCCGGGTGGTGGGCCGTCGTCCCGACTGTCGTCGCCCGCGGGTTGTACCGCTACCCGACCACCCCACGCGCCCGCTACCTGGTCTGGCAGCCCGACGCCGTCCGCCGCCCGGAGTTGCTCCCGCACGCGCGTGACCCGGCCTGCGTCGTCGCCACGGTCCGCCGCGGCGCTGCCCGCCGGGCCGGGGTCGTCTGCCACTGCGGGGCGGCGGGCGGGATGCTGGAGTTCACCGGCGGGGCGTGGCACTGTACCGCCGTCTGCCCGCCCTCCGAGGATTGCCGCGCCGTGTGGGAGGCCGATCGCCGGGCGTACCTCGCGGCGGCCGCCGACCGGCTGCTGCCGGGCGTGTGA
- a CDS encoding acyl-CoA desaturase, protein MSCSPGQSDLDAPAAEISKPLSKAARLATLATVVVPLVGFAAAVVSTWGWGFGWVELGLLVGMYVLTGLGITVGFHRLLTHRSFETTPAVRFVLAALGSMAAQGPALRWAAFHRRHHQHSDTRDDPHTPHGHGGGIWGVVRGFWHAHLGWAFRSDAAGLDRYVADLRRLASVRVVSALFPLWVALGMLIPAALGGVLTGTWTGALLGFLWGGLARAFLVHHVTWSVNSVCHLWGTQPYPDKDHSRNNLLFGVLALGEGWHNNHHAFPTSARHGFRWWQVDASYYAIRLLETVGLAWKVRVPAVCTAAD, encoded by the coding sequence ATGTCCTGCTCCCCTGGCCAGTCGGACCTCGACGCGCCCGCTGCGGAAATCTCGAAGCCACTCTCGAAGGCCGCCCGACTGGCGACCCTGGCCACGGTCGTCGTCCCGCTCGTCGGGTTCGCCGCCGCCGTCGTCTCGACCTGGGGGTGGGGGTTCGGTTGGGTCGAACTCGGGCTGCTGGTCGGGATGTACGTGCTCACCGGGCTGGGCATCACCGTCGGGTTCCACCGCCTGCTGACGCACCGGAGCTTCGAGACCACCCCGGCCGTCCGGTTCGTCCTGGCGGCCCTCGGGTCGATGGCGGCGCAGGGGCCGGCGCTGCGGTGGGCGGCGTTCCACCGCCGGCACCACCAGCACAGCGACACGCGCGACGACCCCCACACCCCGCACGGCCACGGCGGCGGGATATGGGGCGTGGTGCGCGGGTTCTGGCACGCCCACCTCGGGTGGGCCTTCCGGTCGGACGCGGCCGGGCTGGACCGGTACGTCGCGGACCTGCGGCGGCTCGCCTCGGTGCGGGTGGTGAGCGCCCTGTTCCCCCTGTGGGTCGCGCTCGGAATGCTCATCCCGGCGGCGCTGGGCGGCGTGCTGACCGGGACGTGGACGGGGGCCCTGCTGGGCTTCCTGTGGGGCGGGCTGGCCCGGGCGTTCCTGGTCCACCACGTCACCTGGAGCGTGAATTCGGTGTGCCACCTGTGGGGGACGCAGCCGTACCCGGACAAGGACCACAGCCGCAACAACCTGTTGTTCGGGGTGCTGGCGCTGGGCGAGGGGTGGCACAACAACCACCACGCCTTCCCGACCTCGGCCCGTCACGGCTTCCGGTGGTGGCAGGTGGACGCGAGCTACTACGCCATCCGGCTGCTGGAGACGGTGGGGCTGGCGTGGAAGGTGCGGGTGCCCGCCGTGTGCACGGCAGCGGATTGA
- a CDS encoding tetratricopeptide repeat protein: MPPSLVRVAGVVAAIAVVAAGLWWLWLRPRPVVEPAAPETAASPYLNTRPGVAYVGSAVCVGCHDKDHASYLKTGMSRSAAPAAAPGAPDGTFEHAASGRRFEVRRVDGTPRHREFLLDPARADAVLTDLPVAFALGSGRHAQTFACDADGFLAESPVTWYASRQGWGMSPGYDKPVHRGFERPIGPLCVYCHMGRVERLDRSTHKYRVVEAAIGCERCHGPGELHVSHWQDTPGEHPARDGPGDLTVVNPRRLPRALAEAVCQQCHLAGDTFVSPPGRTIADYRPGLPLEDFHVVFSLVDPDRGMTVTGHVEQMHQSKCYQRSGTLTCATCHNPHGFPDAAGRAAHFRGVCLTCHTEAACKSPPAARRAADPENGCVHCHMPTGRTDIPHVAFSHHRVGIHTDAAPPPPPRGSAREVLEPFHDLSRFGESARKRALGIAYTKGGAHTEIGPAARDLTRRGRDLLAEAWDAGARDSEVAASLAVTGFRLGLPDARAYAEAALKDAALDPEPRTDALFLLGDDAYRRGDYAAAADHFRELTRIRRTSADWSYLARCELARGRRDEALRLFETAASIGSMNPRLRSELVDLLERGGDRDRAARHRRLVP; encoded by the coding sequence ATGCCCCCCTCGCTCGTACGGGTTGCTGGAGTCGTCGCCGCGATCGCGGTCGTCGCCGCGGGCTTGTGGTGGCTTTGGCTTCGGCCACGGCCGGTGGTCGAGCCCGCCGCGCCGGAGACCGCCGCGAGCCCATACCTCAACACTCGGCCCGGCGTCGCCTACGTCGGCTCCGCCGTCTGCGTCGGCTGCCACGACAAGGACCATGCCTCGTACCTAAAGACCGGCATGAGCCGGTCGGCGGCACCGGCCGCCGCGCCCGGGGCGCCCGACGGCACCTTCGAGCACGCGGCTTCCGGCCGCCGGTTCGAGGTACGGCGAGTCGACGGCACGCCCCGGCACCGCGAGTTCCTCCTCGACCCGGCCCGCGCCGACGCGGTCCTCACCGACCTGCCGGTGGCTTTCGCCCTCGGCTCCGGCCGCCACGCCCAGACGTTCGCCTGCGACGCCGACGGGTTCCTCGCCGAGTCGCCGGTGACGTGGTACGCGTCCCGCCAGGGGTGGGGCATGTCGCCGGGGTACGACAAGCCCGTCCACCGCGGGTTCGAGCGGCCGATCGGCCCGCTGTGCGTCTACTGCCACATGGGCCGCGTCGAGCGGCTTGACAGAAGTACCCACAAGTACCGGGTCGTCGAGGCGGCGATCGGGTGCGAGCGGTGTCACGGGCCGGGGGAGCTTCACGTCAGCCACTGGCAGGACACGCCCGGCGAGCACCCGGCCCGCGACGGCCCCGGCGACCTCACCGTGGTGAACCCCCGCCGGCTGCCGCGGGCGCTCGCCGAGGCCGTCTGCCAGCAGTGCCACCTGGCCGGCGACACGTTCGTCTCGCCCCCCGGCCGCACCATCGCCGACTACCGGCCCGGGCTGCCGCTCGAAGACTTCCACGTCGTCTTCAGCCTCGTCGACCCCGACCGCGGGATGACGGTCACCGGCCACGTCGAGCAGATGCACCAGAGCAAGTGCTACCAGCGCTCGGGCACGCTGACGTGCGCGACGTGCCACAACCCGCACGGCTTCCCGGACGCGGCCGGGCGCGCGGCGCACTTCCGCGGCGTGTGCCTGACGTGCCACACGGAAGCCGCCTGCAAGTCCCCACCCGCGGCCCGCCGCGCCGCCGACCCCGAGAACGGCTGCGTCCACTGCCACATGCCGACCGGGAGGACGGACATCCCGCACGTCGCGTTCAGTCACCACCGCGTCGGGATCCACACGGACGCCGCACCCCCGCCGCCGCCGCGCGGGAGCGCCCGCGAGGTGCTGGAGCCGTTCCACGACCTGTCTCGGTTCGGCGAGTCGGCCCGCAAGCGCGCCCTCGGCATCGCGTACACGAAGGGCGGGGCTCACACCGAAATCGGCCCGGCGGCCCGCGACCTGACCCGCCGCGGCCGTGACCTGCTCGCCGAGGCCTGGGACGCCGGCGCCCGCGACTCGGAGGTCGCGGCGTCGCTGGCGGTCACGGGGTTCCGACTCGGCCTCCCCGACGCCCGGGCCTACGCCGAGGCGGCGCTGAAGGACGCCGCACTCGACCCCGAGCCTCGCACCGACGCGTTGTTCCTCCTGGGCGACGACGCCTACCGCCGCGGGGACTACGCCGCCGCCGCCGACCACTTCCGGGAGCTGACGCGCATCCGGCGCACGTCCGCCGACTGGAGCTACCTGGCCCGCTGCGAGCTGGCCCGCGGCCGCCGTGACGAGGCACTCCGGCTGTTCGAAACCGCCGCGTCGATCGGGAGCATGAACCCGCGCCTGCGGTCGGAACTGGTCGACCTGCTGGAGCGCGGCGGCGACCGCGACCGAGCCGCCCGGCACCGCCGCCTCGTGCCGTGA
- a CDS encoding RNA recognition motif domain-containing protein has translation MAKRLYVGNLGWGVTDDQLRELFSAHGSVQLAQVVMDRDTGRSKGFGFVEMTTDQEAQAAIAAMNTVVVDGRPLTVNEARPKEDRGGGGGRGGYGGGGGGGGRRY, from the coding sequence ATGGCAAAGCGCCTGTACGTCGGCAACCTGGGCTGGGGCGTGACGGACGACCAGCTGCGGGAGCTGTTCTCCGCTCACGGGTCGGTCCAGCTCGCCCAGGTGGTGATGGACCGCGACACCGGTCGGTCGAAGGGGTTCGGCTTCGTCGAGATGACGACCGACCAGGAAGCCCAGGCGGCGATCGCCGCGATGAACACGGTGGTGGTGGACGGCCGGCCGCTGACGGTGAACGAGGCCCGGCCGAAGGAAGACCGCGGAGGTGGTGGCGGGCGTGGCGGGTATGGTGGCGGCGGCGGCGGCGGCGGGCGGCGGTACTAA
- a CDS encoding RNA recognition motif domain-containing protein — protein MSKKLYVGNLAFGTTSDDLLELFGRYGQVSSAQIVTDRETGRSRGFAFVEMTNGGDEAIQATNMAEFQGRNLTVNEAKPREDRPRSGGSGGGGGYGGSRGGSGGGGGYGGSSGGRRY, from the coding sequence GTGAGCAAGAAGCTGTACGTGGGGAACCTGGCCTTCGGCACTACCTCGGACGACCTGCTGGAGCTGTTCGGCCGGTACGGCCAGGTGTCGAGCGCCCAGATCGTGACCGACCGGGAGACCGGGCGGAGCCGCGGGTTCGCGTTCGTCGAGATGACGAACGGCGGGGACGAGGCGATTCAGGCGACCAACATGGCCGAGTTCCAGGGCCGCAACCTGACGGTGAACGAGGCCAAGCCCCGTGAGGACCGGCCGCGGTCCGGCGGGTCGGGCGGCGGCGGCGGGTACGGCGGCAGCCGCGGCGGGTCGGGCGGCGGCGGCGGGTACGGCGGCAGCAGCGGCGGCCGGCGGTACTAA
- a CDS encoding VWA domain-containing protein, translated as MTTILQPHFALSTHLAPGKTPTAADVLLTFRVERTGALAGPGPRLPLNLGLVLDRSGSMAGKPLDQAVAAAGILLDQLDGRDTLSVVAFDHTVDTVVPQEPVADRAAVMKRLRKVRPGGSTNLFDGWDAGCGQVACCRADHAVNRVLLLTDGAANHGVTDPAKVAGHAAWWAARGVSTTTLGFGRDFEEDLLLKMAEASGGNFYYIETPEDACQVFQIEGETLTSVAVRNLVLTLTPAAGSGVVVKDVLNRYATRETPGGLVVSAGDVYAAEDKILGVAIEVPPQSRGRTAVPLVEVSYTCDLISHGGRTVRAAGSFTVAVPVSTAPAVRDVDAVRQAARLRVAAAKEDAVRHYDALHTKDAEAVTRAAADGLRQQQLDEEFDLAEEAAQLDYYADRFAAGGLSGPDRKTLRDQAYQGRTRGRDDLAARGSGGGSAHSLPTTAEVGNGVEVRCVRDGGKLRVEPVSAGFEREFRVLFPRAVREPGVHYVVDGLELSANGTFYKPSGAIKRLTKPTAVHSADPSDPLKLTELFAGGGEPWLPVLKPVIEVQPRAGEFIGPNRDAAVVPMRELTFQALKPNPPEKWKVVVFGQNPYPRAESATGIAMFDNTFADWADSKFGKVTSIRCVIKAAVMSKHGLPKSTGIADIRKLLAKEKAVQPPEWFQAMLTQGVLLLNAALTASTEKGAPADPHAAFWRPVVEKLVEEILKAKQASAEPADRGVVFGWWGAHARNLRSLVERLQQKYPGVRVRHVDHCNPAAQGDVFCDGDHFGKINAALRGVGAGEIDWLPSVGWNAGASDAERMGAFITQTQELHKLYLERLQEVAAELAAPLPAIVGVLASPLLAFPDAVGPLVPAVPGLDFYLKRAHQYGQLQAARPGTDLSADEIAAVYLYTTESSFHRRLNAVLRDPDRDHARPYFGYLRLLLTALPRLAGYTGSLWRGVAADLRRQYPKGGTVTWWGVSSCTAKRSVATSFMGGTGRRTLFEITPAQAVGIRRYSAFTGEDEYVLLPGARLAVTDVTSEPGGLATIRLREEAGGREVS; from the coding sequence ATGACCACCATCCTGCAACCACACTTCGCCCTCAGCACGCATCTCGCGCCCGGCAAGACGCCCACCGCCGCCGACGTGCTCCTCACGTTCCGCGTCGAGCGCACGGGCGCTCTCGCCGGTCCCGGCCCGCGGCTGCCGCTGAACCTCGGCCTCGTCCTCGACCGGTCCGGCTCCATGGCCGGCAAGCCGCTCGACCAGGCCGTCGCCGCCGCCGGGATACTCCTCGACCAACTCGACGGGCGCGACACCCTCTCCGTCGTCGCGTTCGACCACACCGTCGACACGGTCGTGCCCCAGGAGCCGGTGGCCGACCGGGCTGCCGTGATGAAGCGGCTGAGGAAGGTCCGCCCCGGCGGCTCCACGAACCTGTTCGACGGGTGGGACGCCGGCTGCGGCCAGGTCGCCTGTTGCCGCGCCGACCATGCCGTCAACCGCGTACTGCTCCTCACCGACGGCGCCGCGAACCACGGCGTCACCGACCCGGCGAAGGTTGCCGGACACGCGGCATGGTGGGCCGCCCGCGGCGTCTCCACCACCACGCTCGGCTTCGGCCGCGACTTCGAGGAAGACCTGCTGCTGAAGATGGCCGAGGCGTCGGGCGGCAACTTCTACTACATCGAGACGCCGGAGGACGCCTGCCAGGTGTTCCAGATCGAGGGCGAGACGCTCACGTCCGTCGCCGTTCGGAACCTCGTACTCACGCTGACGCCCGCCGCCGGCAGCGGCGTCGTCGTGAAAGACGTGTTGAACCGCTACGCCACCCGGGAGACGCCCGGCGGCCTGGTGGTGAGCGCCGGCGACGTGTACGCCGCCGAGGACAAGATTCTCGGCGTGGCAATCGAGGTTCCGCCGCAGAGCCGTGGCCGGACGGCGGTTCCGCTCGTCGAGGTGAGCTACACCTGCGACCTGATTTCGCACGGCGGCCGAACGGTCCGCGCGGCGGGATCGTTCACGGTCGCCGTGCCGGTGAGCACGGCCCCCGCGGTCCGCGACGTGGACGCGGTGCGACAGGCGGCCCGGCTCCGCGTCGCGGCGGCGAAAGAGGACGCGGTTCGCCACTACGACGCACTCCACACGAAGGACGCGGAGGCGGTGACGCGCGCCGCCGCGGACGGGCTCCGGCAGCAGCAGCTAGACGAGGAGTTCGACCTGGCCGAGGAGGCGGCGCAGCTCGACTACTACGCCGACCGCTTCGCCGCCGGCGGGCTCAGCGGCCCGGACCGCAAGACGCTCCGCGACCAGGCCTACCAGGGCCGCACCCGCGGCCGCGACGACCTCGCCGCCCGCGGCAGCGGCGGCGGCTCGGCGCACTCGCTTCCCACCACGGCCGAGGTCGGCAACGGCGTCGAGGTGCGCTGCGTGCGCGACGGCGGCAAGCTCCGCGTCGAGCCGGTCAGTGCGGGGTTCGAGCGCGAGTTCCGCGTCCTGTTCCCGCGCGCGGTTCGCGAGCCGGGCGTCCACTACGTCGTGGACGGGCTCGAGCTCTCTGCGAACGGCACGTTCTACAAGCCGTCCGGCGCGATCAAGCGACTGACAAAGCCGACCGCGGTCCACAGCGCGGACCCGTCCGACCCGCTGAAGTTGACGGAACTGTTCGCCGGCGGCGGGGAGCCGTGGCTGCCGGTGCTCAAGCCGGTGATCGAGGTGCAGCCGCGGGCCGGCGAGTTCATCGGACCGAACCGCGACGCGGCGGTCGTGCCGATGCGCGAACTCACGTTCCAGGCGCTGAAGCCGAACCCGCCGGAGAAGTGGAAGGTGGTGGTGTTCGGGCAGAACCCGTACCCGCGGGCCGAGTCGGCCACCGGCATTGCCATGTTCGACAACACGTTCGCCGACTGGGCCGACAGCAAGTTCGGCAAGGTCACGTCGATCCGCTGCGTCATCAAGGCCGCGGTGATGTCGAAGCACGGGCTACCGAAGTCCACCGGCATCGCCGACATCCGCAAGCTGCTGGCGAAGGAGAAGGCCGTTCAGCCGCCCGAATGGTTTCAGGCGATGCTGACGCAGGGCGTGCTGCTGCTCAATGCGGCGCTCACCGCCAGCACCGAGAAGGGCGCCCCGGCCGACCCGCACGCGGCCTTCTGGCGGCCGGTCGTCGAGAAGCTCGTCGAGGAGATTCTGAAGGCGAAGCAGGCCAGCGCCGAGCCCGCGGACAGGGGCGTCGTGTTCGGCTGGTGGGGCGCCCACGCCCGCAACCTTCGCTCGCTGGTCGAACGGCTTCAGCAGAAGTACCCGGGCGTGAGGGTGCGGCACGTCGATCACTGCAACCCGGCCGCGCAGGGCGACGTCTTCTGCGACGGCGACCACTTCGGGAAGATCAACGCGGCCCTGCGCGGCGTCGGCGCCGGCGAGATCGACTGGCTGCCGAGTGTGGGCTGGAACGCGGGCGCGAGCGACGCCGAGCGGATGGGTGCGTTCATCACGCAGACGCAGGAACTGCACAAGCTCTACCTGGAGCGGTTGCAAGAGGTCGCGGCCGAACTGGCGGCGCCGCTGCCGGCCATTGTCGGCGTGCTGGCGTCGCCACTGTTGGCGTTCCCCGACGCGGTCGGGCCGCTGGTCCCCGCGGTGCCGGGGCTCGACTTCTACCTGAAGCGCGCCCACCAGTACGGCCAACTCCAGGCCGCGCGGCCGGGCACCGACCTGAGCGCGGACGAGATCGCCGCCGTGTACCTGTACACCACCGAGTCGTCGTTCCACCGCCGGCTCAACGCCGTGCTGCGCGACCCGGACCGCGACCACGCCAGGCCGTACTTCGGCTACCTGCGGCTGCTGCTGACGGCGCTGCCGAGGCTGGCCGGGTACACCGGCAGCCTGTGGCGCGGCGTCGCGGCCGACCTGCGGCGGCAGTACCCGAAGGGCGGCACGGTGACGTGGTGGGGCGTGTCGTCGTGTACGGCCAAGCGGTCGGTGGCGACGAGCTTCATGGGCGGCACCGGCAGGCGCACGCTGTTCGAGATCACACCGGCGCAGGCGGTCGGCATCCGCCGCTACTCGGCGTTCACCGGCGAGGACGAGTACGTGCTGTTGCCCGGGGCGCGGCTGGCCGTGACGGACGTGACGTCGGAGCCCGGAGGGCTCGCGACGATCCGGCTGCGCGAGGAAGCGGGCGGGCGCGAGGTGTCGTGA
- a CDS encoding FKBP-type peptidyl-prolyl cis-trans isomerase has product MRMSQVGDRVLVHFVKRYADGAVRSSPDAAPLGVTVGTRHPRLPGLWGELVGLKAGDTARFTVPADRAFGATDPTRVVCVSRTRFAAEATLTPGRPARMRLSGGRSRRVRVIEVRAKDVLVDANHPRCGQALDLEVRLVAFEASTAPAN; this is encoded by the coding sequence ATGCGAATGAGTCAGGTCGGCGACCGGGTTTTGGTCCACTTCGTGAAGCGGTACGCGGACGGGGCGGTCCGATCCTCGCCGGACGCGGCGCCGCTCGGCGTGACCGTCGGCACCCGCCACCCGCGGCTCCCCGGGCTCTGGGGCGAACTGGTCGGGCTGAAGGCCGGCGACACGGCGCGGTTCACCGTCCCGGCCGACCGGGCGTTCGGCGCCACCGACCCCACCCGCGTCGTGTGCGTCTCGCGGACCCGGTTCGCGGCCGAAGCGACCCTCACCCCGGGCCGGCCGGCGCGAATGCGGCTGAGCGGCGGCCGGTCGCGGCGGGTGCGAGTGATCGAGGTCCGCGCCAAGGATGTGCTTGTGGATGCCAACCACCCGCGCTGCGGCCAGGCGCTCGACCTGGAGGTGCGACTCGTCGCCTTCGAAGCCTCGACCGCGCCCGCGAACTGA
- a CDS encoding sensor histidine kinase — translation MTDIPTAKPVADTDRLLAYVADLELEVDRLRRQSRFLERQATKSLAHILSLCTGRDLGVPHPTLGEVEATARGLVEVVQDLHDPPGYHPAHDQVVAIAVRPVAEQVFRWQQRLTGARRVELRLELEQDHVEWFPARFRHILGNLVADALRHRDPAADLGWVAVGLRATPKGYELRVSDNGVGPPSGVDRRVLDLFHRPASRLGGLAAGLAVVRLLVEQSGGTMTPTPRAGRGTDYLVTLPRYDLLDYLD, via the coding sequence ATGACCGACATTCCCACCGCGAAACCGGTCGCCGACACGGACCGGCTGCTGGCGTATGTCGCCGACCTGGAGTTGGAGGTGGACCGCCTCCGCCGCCAGAGCCGGTTCCTCGAACGGCAGGCGACGAAGTCGCTCGCCCACATCCTCTCGCTCTGTACTGGCCGGGACCTGGGCGTTCCGCATCCGACGCTCGGGGAGGTCGAGGCCACCGCCCGGGGGCTCGTCGAGGTGGTACAAGACCTTCACGACCCGCCCGGCTACCACCCGGCCCACGACCAGGTGGTGGCGATAGCCGTCCGCCCGGTCGCCGAGCAGGTGTTCCGGTGGCAGCAGCGGCTGACGGGCGCCCGCCGGGTGGAGCTGCGGCTGGAGTTGGAGCAGGACCACGTCGAGTGGTTCCCTGCCCGGTTCCGGCACATCCTCGGGAACCTGGTCGCCGACGCCCTCCGCCACCGCGACCCGGCAGCGGACCTGGGGTGGGTCGCGGTCGGGCTCCGGGCGACCCCGAAGGGGTACGAGTTGCGGGTGTCCGACAACGGGGTCGGGCCGCCGAGTGGGGTTGATCGGCGGGTACTCGACCTGTTCCACCGGCCCGCGAGTCGGCTGGGCGGCTTGGCCGCCGGCCTCGCCGTGGTCCGCCTGCTGGTCGAACAGAGCGGCGGGACGATGACCCCAACCCCTCGTGCCGGCCGCGGCACCGACTACCTCGTCACCCTGCCGCGCTACGACCTCCTCGACTACCTTGACTGA